Proteins found in one Solitalea lacus genomic segment:
- the hemL gene encoding glutamate-1-semialdehyde 2,1-aminomutase, with product MFGLFKKSSEADQPVATTGKADISREKSAELYEKSKSYFPGGVNSPVRAFKSVYGTPLFIDKGDGPYLWDVDGNKFIDFCCSWGPLILGHNNAKIREKVTETALKGMTFGAPTAIENELAELILKHNKYIQKLRFVSSGTEAVMSAIRLARGYTKRNKILKFEGCYHGHIDSLLVKAGSGLVTFGETTSAGVPESFAKETIVVPLNNIDAVKQAFAEHKDQIAAVIIEPVPANNGLLLQEQEFLQALRDITSAENSLLIFDEVISGFRLGFEGAAGYYQIKPDIITYGKIIGGGMPVGAYGANVEIMSTVSPDGPVYQAGTLSGNPIAMAAGIAQLTELSRLGFYKELNNKTQEFADSIQRFASARSYKVRVQQIGSIFWIAFTDLEKVQTAEQIDPASMEKFKVFHRECLNRGIYFGPSGYEVGFISSVHTKIDLEVAKRAIFEALDITFKR from the coding sequence ATGTTTGGATTGTTTAAGAAGAGTTCAGAAGCTGACCAGCCGGTAGCAACAACAGGTAAAGCAGATATTTCACGTGAGAAATCGGCAGAGTTGTATGAAAAATCAAAAAGCTATTTCCCTGGTGGAGTAAATTCTCCTGTAAGAGCATTTAAATCAGTTTATGGCACACCTTTGTTTATTGATAAAGGTGATGGTCCGTATTTATGGGACGTTGATGGAAATAAGTTCATTGATTTCTGTTGTTCTTGGGGGCCGTTGATTTTAGGACATAATAATGCTAAAATACGCGAGAAGGTGACCGAGACAGCATTAAAGGGAATGACCTTTGGAGCGCCTACTGCCATTGAAAATGAACTGGCCGAACTGATTCTTAAACACAACAAATATATTCAGAAGCTGCGTTTTGTTAGTTCTGGTACAGAAGCTGTGATGAGTGCCATTCGCCTGGCCCGCGGCTACACCAAACGCAATAAAATATTGAAGTTTGAAGGCTGCTACCACGGTCATATAGATAGCTTGCTGGTTAAGGCCGGTTCTGGATTGGTAACTTTTGGTGAAACAACCTCAGCGGGTGTTCCGGAATCATTTGCCAAAGAAACGATTGTAGTTCCTTTAAATAATATTGATGCAGTAAAACAGGCTTTTGCTGAACACAAAGATCAAATCGCTGCTGTAATTATCGAACCGGTTCCGGCAAATAACGGTTTGTTATTGCAGGAACAAGAATTTTTGCAAGCATTAAGAGATATCACTTCTGCAGAAAACTCTTTATTAATTTTTGATGAGGTGATTTCAGGTTTCCGCTTAGGTTTTGAAGGGGCTGCTGGTTATTATCAAATTAAGCCAGATATTATTACTTACGGAAAAATTATTGGCGGAGGTATGCCGGTTGGAGCTTATGGTGCGAATGTTGAGATTATGTCAACAGTATCTCCCGATGGCCCGGTTTATCAGGCAGGGACCTTATCAGGTAACCCAATAGCCATGGCAGCAGGTATTGCACAGCTTACTGAACTAAGTCGTTTAGGCTTTTATAAAGAGCTGAACAATAAAACACAGGAGTTTGCTGATTCAATTCAACGATTTGCATCTGCGCGTAGCTATAAAGTACGTGTGCAGCAAATTGGTTCGATATTCTGGATTGCATTTACGGATTTAGAGAAAGTTCAGACAGCTGAACAAATAGATCCAGCTAGTATGGAGAAATTTAAAGTTTTCCACCGTGAGTGTTTGAACCGTGGTATTTATTTTGGTCCTTCAGGTTATGAGGTAGGCTTTATTTCATCAGTCCATACTAAAATCGACCTGGAAGTTGCAAAACGTGCCATTTTTGAAGCGTTGGATATCACTTTTAAAAGATAG
- the hemB gene encoding porphobilinogen synthase, protein MLYRPRRLRKNPVIREMVAETRISKEMFMYPYFVVPGDNIVHPIDAMPGISHFSVDTLLKDVEEGLKLGINKVLLFGVGEEKCEDAHSAHSHDSIVYKAVKALKEKFKDELYVATDVCTCAYTTHGHCGILKDDYVQNDETVEVLAKMALSHAQAGADMVAPSDMMDGRIEAIRQKLDEQGFVNTAVMSYSIKFASAYYGPFREAADSAPNKGDRKAYQMDFRNPRETMREAELDETEGADVLMVKPALAYLDVIRDLRQNTNLPVACYNVSGEYSMIKAAAEKGWIDEQKVVMENMYAFARAGANIIITYHARDIVANKWL, encoded by the coding sequence ATGTTGTATCGTCCCCGCCGTTTAAGAAAGAATCCTGTAATTAGAGAAATGGTTGCGGAAACTAGAATTTCCAAAGAGATGTTCATGTATCCGTATTTTGTTGTTCCAGGAGATAACATTGTTCATCCGATTGATGCTATGCCGGGCATTAGCCATTTTTCTGTTGATACATTATTAAAAGATGTAGAAGAGGGCCTTAAACTAGGTATTAATAAAGTATTGTTATTTGGAGTAGGGGAGGAGAAATGTGAAGATGCACATTCAGCACACTCGCATGATTCCATCGTATATAAAGCTGTTAAGGCATTAAAAGAAAAATTCAAAGACGAGTTATACGTCGCTACGGATGTTTGTACTTGTGCTTATACAACTCATGGTCATTGTGGAATCTTAAAGGATGATTACGTTCAAAATGATGAGACTGTTGAAGTATTAGCCAAGATGGCTTTAAGTCATGCACAAGCTGGTGCTGACATGGTAGCTCCGTCAGACATGATGGACGGCAGGATAGAAGCAATTCGCCAAAAACTTGATGAACAAGGCTTTGTGAATACTGCAGTCATGTCATATTCTATTAAATTTGCTTCGGCTTATTATGGTCCTTTCCGTGAAGCTGCTGATTCAGCGCCAAATAAAGGCGATCGTAAGGCTTATCAAATGGATTTCAGAAATCCTCGCGAGACTATGCGTGAAGCCGAGTTAGACGAAACAGAAGGAGCTGATGTATTGATGGTAAAGCCTGCATTGGCTTACCTGGATGTGATACGCGATTTACGTCAAAATACTAACCTTCCCGTAGCTTGTTATAATGTCTCTGGAGAGTATTCAATGATTAAAGCCGCTGCTGAGAAAGGGTGGATTGACGAGCAAAAGGTAGTTATGGAAAATATGTATGCCTTTGCCCGTGCGGGAGCCAATATTATTATTACTTATCACGCTCGCGATATTGTAGCCAATAAATGGTTATAA
- the hemC gene encoding hydroxymethylbilane synthase has translation MNKTIVIGSRGSDLALWQANHVKAKLAAIGLESEIKIIKTQGDNFFNLSFSKLEGKGFFTKELEDELLQGHIDLAVHSHKDLPTESPEGLTIAAVSEREDPTELLIILKDCVDVSLQFSVRYNAIVGTSSNRRKAQFRSLRPDVEFEELRGNVPTRIQKLRDGDFHAIILAKAGVHRLGLDLSEFHVEEIDPVEMVPAPAQGVLALQTRANDAELIKLLQQIHNKEVAETISVERKVLNMFDGGCHMPLGVYCKKEDGQFEVWTSKATDDSDFPERLFLRTRNSEGLAEQIVDHYTKEKNIVKSLFISRELSEDSFFLRSLEKFNLDIEDRSLIRTFPIINTFDSYILKKVDWIFFNSKNGVENFFKLEPVIPKKVKIGVMGRGSENELRHFNRIPDFVGESGDIREVAESLLPLVQGQTILFPQAKDSLRTIQVQLADRISSIDLPVYETVKEKEIGQSSADILVFTSPSNVEAYLSNDNVIYVNQKVVAIGKSTGNKLEEFGYTNYVIPYSPDEIGLSEAVYGLL, from the coding sequence ATGAACAAAACAATTGTAATAGGCTCTAGAGGCAGTGACCTTGCTTTGTGGCAAGCCAACCATGTAAAGGCCAAACTTGCCGCAATTGGGTTGGAATCTGAGATTAAAATCATTAAAACTCAAGGTGATAACTTTTTTAATCTTTCGTTTTCAAAACTGGAAGGTAAAGGTTTTTTCACCAAAGAGTTGGAGGATGAGTTGTTGCAAGGCCATATTGATTTGGCGGTACACTCTCATAAGGATTTGCCAACCGAATCTCCGGAAGGATTAACCATTGCCGCTGTGTCTGAGCGTGAAGACCCAACCGAATTGCTGATTATTTTGAAAGATTGTGTAGATGTAAGTTTGCAGTTTTCGGTTCGCTATAATGCAATTGTTGGTACCTCATCAAATCGCAGGAAAGCGCAATTCAGAAGTTTAAGACCTGATGTTGAGTTTGAAGAATTGCGTGGAAATGTTCCTACCCGTATTCAAAAATTACGTGATGGCGATTTTCATGCTATTATTTTGGCAAAAGCAGGTGTACATCGTTTAGGGTTGGATTTAAGTGAATTCCATGTGGAAGAAATTGATCCTGTTGAAATGGTGCCAGCTCCAGCTCAAGGGGTTTTGGCATTGCAAACCCGGGCAAATGATGCTGAACTGATTAAGTTATTACAGCAGATCCATAATAAAGAGGTGGCCGAGACTATTTCTGTTGAGCGTAAAGTGCTCAATATGTTTGACGGAGGTTGCCACATGCCATTAGGGGTTTATTGTAAGAAGGAGGATGGTCAATTTGAGGTGTGGACTTCTAAAGCAACTGACGATAGTGATTTTCCTGAACGATTATTTCTTCGTACAAGGAATTCAGAAGGGTTAGCAGAGCAAATTGTTGATCATTATACTAAAGAAAAGAACATAGTTAAATCGTTGTTTATTTCTCGTGAATTGTCGGAAGATAGCTTTTTCCTTCGTTCATTAGAGAAATTTAACTTGGATATTGAAGACCGTTCGTTAATCCGTACGTTTCCAATCATCAATACTTTTGATTCATACATTTTGAAAAAAGTGGATTGGATCTTCTTTAACAGTAAAAATGGTGTAGAGAACTTCTTTAAACTTGAACCGGTTATTCCTAAAAAAGTAAAAATAGGAGTGATGGGCCGAGGATCGGAGAATGAATTGCGTCATTTCAACCGAATTCCTGACTTTGTTGGTGAGTCGGGTGATATTCGCGAAGTAGCGGAGTCTTTACTTCCTTTGGTGCAGGGACAGACCATATTGTTCCCGCAGGCTAAAGATTCACTCAGAACTATTCAGGTTCAATTGGCTGACCGAATTAGCAGTATTGATTTACCTGTTTATGAAACGGTTAAAGAAAAGGAAATCGGACAGTCTTCAGCTGATATTTTGGTGTTCACCAGCCCTTCAAATGTAGAAGCATATTTATCAAACGATAATGTAATCTACGTTAACCAAAAAGTAGTAGCCATTGGTAAATCAACCGGCAACAAGCTGGAAGAATTTGGCTATACCAATTATGTAATTCCTTATTCACCCGATGAAATTGGCTTATCAGAAGCCGTTTACGGGTTGTTGTAA
- the hemA gene encoding glutamyl-tRNA reductase: MKALKVIAYTFKNCALDEVGSLVLEKDERPARLKALKEKFNFGELFYISTCNRVEFVFTSEKELDSAYTKKIIKFLFPHFTPEQHDYYSVNAAMYTGTSALEHLMRISCSLESLVVGEKEILAQIREMYEECRDWGLTGDFFRLVMNRVVKASKEVYTNTRISDKPVSVASLACRMLRMHNVGFDAKFLIIGAGETVQLLTKYLQKHNLKDCVIFNRTLSKAQVLADEIGAKALPLEELKNYRDGFDVILTCTGATEPVITPEIYQGLVNGSTGKKVIVDLAIPNDTAPEVIEQFSPAFISLEQIQDIASRNLEERKGELVFAERIIEENIQEFIPILKQRRVELAMREVPEKIKEIKTKAIESVFANEINSLDENSREVLEKVLNYVEKKYISVPMVMAKEILMQQK; the protein is encoded by the coding sequence TTGAAAGCACTGAAAGTTATTGCGTATACGTTTAAAAATTGTGCATTGGATGAGGTTGGTAGTTTGGTTCTTGAGAAAGACGAACGACCAGCTCGCTTAAAAGCTTTAAAAGAGAAATTTAATTTCGGAGAACTTTTTTATATATCCACCTGTAATCGTGTTGAGTTTGTTTTTACCAGTGAAAAGGAATTAGACTCAGCTTACACCAAAAAGATAATCAAATTCTTATTTCCTCATTTTACTCCTGAACAGCATGATTATTATTCTGTTAATGCTGCTATGTACACAGGAACTTCGGCTCTGGAGCATTTAATGCGTATTTCATGCTCATTGGAATCCTTGGTTGTTGGAGAAAAGGAGATTCTGGCGCAAATCAGAGAAATGTATGAAGAGTGCAGGGATTGGGGTTTAACGGGTGACTTTTTCCGTTTGGTAATGAATCGAGTGGTAAAAGCTTCTAAGGAAGTTTATACCAATACCAGAATTTCAGATAAACCGGTTTCGGTGGCTTCACTGGCTTGTCGTATGTTGCGTATGCATAATGTCGGCTTCGATGCTAAATTCTTAATTATAGGTGCTGGCGAAACTGTTCAATTGCTTACCAAATACCTCCAAAAGCACAACCTTAAAGATTGCGTTATTTTTAATCGCACCTTATCAAAAGCTCAGGTATTGGCAGATGAAATAGGTGCAAAAGCATTGCCTTTAGAGGAGCTGAAAAATTATCGTGATGGTTTTGACGTAATTTTAACTTGTACAGGAGCGACAGAACCTGTAATCACCCCTGAAATTTATCAAGGACTGGTGAATGGTTCTACAGGTAAAAAAGTAATTGTTGATTTGGCTATTCCAAATGACACTGCTCCAGAAGTGATTGAGCAGTTTTCACCTGCATTTATTTCACTTGAGCAAATTCAAGACATAGCAAGCCGCAATTTGGAAGAACGCAAAGGCGAACTAGTGTTTGCAGAGCGTATTATTGAAGAGAACATTCAGGAATTTATCCCAATTCTTAAGCAACGCCGTGTTGAATTGGCAATGCGAGAGGTTCCTGAAAAAATTAAAGAGATAAAGACAAAAGCCATAGAATCGGTTTTTGCAAATGAGATCAATTCATTGGATGAAAACTCGCGCGAAGTACTTGAAAAAGTACTAAATTACGTCGAAAAAAAATACATCAGTGTTCCCATGGTTATGGCCAAGGAAATTTTGATGCAACAAAAATAA
- the ispG gene encoding (E)-4-hydroxy-3-methylbut-2-enyl-diphosphate synthase, with product MNSVADLNFIKALKGKYCNSLNTYSRFVTREVNIGDIAMGAHHPIRIQSMTTTDTMDTLATVEQTIRMVDAGCEYVRITAPSIKEAQNLAEIKKELRNRGYNVPLIADIHFTPNAAELAARIVEKVRVNPGNYIDKKKFQQIDYTDSEYLQEVERIRQRFSPLVKICKEYGTAMRIGTNHGSLSDRIMSRYGDTPMGMVESAMEFIRICSDLDYHNLVISMKASNPKVMVQAYRMLVEKMVAEGMNYPLHLGVTEAGDGEDGRIKSAVGIGTLLEDGLGDTIRVSLTEEPEFEAPVASALAKRYEMRAKKLEMVAEEAIYQPEIILPNNFDPYSYQRRKTHEVLNVGGHNVPRVIVDLSKENIKDPFALSSIGYNYSALLDKYNLTEQTADFVFLGDALPSFSFPGNLKQIYNYGTWLNLEDKQNAHPLFNAEEYLKAENKDNWLNFVETDIKIFLESSDEVYNGFVDTLSKDKTVVLILSTQNIHGMAEQRQFIFDLLTQQLDVPVIIKRSYNKINDDDFMLYASTDIGALLTDGLTDGLWLQADGIATQTINSVAFGILQATRTRISKTEYISCPSCGRTLFDLQETTQLIRSRTDHLKGIKIGIMGCIVNGPGEMADADYGYVGTGPGVITLYKEKEVVKRNVPAENAVDELIDLIKEHGDWVEPAV from the coding sequence ATGAATTCGGTAGCAGATTTAAATTTCATTAAGGCGTTAAAGGGTAAGTATTGTAATTCTTTAAATACTTATTCCCGTTTTGTGACTCGAGAAGTAAACATTGGCGATATAGCGATGGGGGCACATCATCCCATTCGCATACAATCAATGACTACTACCGATACAATGGACACGCTGGCTACCGTTGAACAAACCATACGCATGGTTGATGCGGGATGTGAATACGTGCGTATTACAGCACCAAGCATCAAGGAAGCCCAAAACCTGGCTGAAATTAAAAAGGAATTACGCAATCGCGGGTATAATGTTCCCTTAATTGCCGATATTCATTTTACTCCTAATGCTGCTGAACTGGCAGCCCGCATTGTTGAAAAGGTGCGTGTAAATCCGGGTAATTACATCGATAAAAAGAAATTCCAGCAAATAGATTACACTGATTCAGAATATTTACAGGAAGTTGAACGTATTCGTCAACGCTTTTCTCCTTTAGTGAAAATCTGTAAAGAGTACGGTACTGCTATGCGCATTGGTACCAACCATGGTTCTTTATCTGACCGGATAATGAGCCGTTACGGTGATACTCCAATGGGTATGGTTGAATCAGCAATGGAATTTATTCGAATTTGCTCGGATTTAGATTATCATAATCTGGTGATTTCGATGAAAGCCAGTAATCCTAAAGTAATGGTGCAAGCCTACCGTATGCTGGTTGAGAAAATGGTTGCCGAAGGAATGAACTATCCTTTACATTTAGGTGTTACTGAGGCTGGTGATGGTGAAGACGGACGTATTAAATCAGCTGTAGGAATTGGAACTTTGTTGGAAGATGGCTTGGGTGATACCATTCGTGTTTCTTTAACTGAAGAGCCTGAGTTTGAAGCTCCCGTAGCGTCTGCATTGGCAAAACGCTATGAAATGCGAGCAAAAAAATTGGAAATGGTGGCTGAAGAGGCTATTTATCAACCCGAAATTATTCTTCCCAATAACTTTGATCCGTATTCTTATCAACGTCGCAAAACACATGAAGTGCTCAATGTTGGAGGACATAATGTGCCACGTGTAATTGTTGATTTGTCTAAAGAAAATATCAAAGACCCGTTTGCATTATCTTCAATAGGATATAATTATTCAGCCTTATTAGATAAGTACAATCTTACTGAACAAACTGCTGATTTTGTTTTCTTAGGAGATGCTTTGCCTTCGTTTTCTTTCCCAGGAAATCTTAAGCAGATTTATAATTACGGAACTTGGCTAAATCTGGAAGACAAGCAAAATGCGCATCCGTTATTTAATGCAGAAGAATATTTAAAAGCGGAGAATAAAGATAACTGGCTAAATTTTGTCGAAACTGATATTAAGATCTTCCTGGAATCGTCTGATGAGGTTTACAATGGTTTTGTGGATACCTTATCAAAGGATAAAACTGTAGTTTTAATTCTTTCGACACAAAATATTCATGGAATGGCCGAACAGCGCCAGTTCATTTTTGATTTGCTTACCCAACAGTTGGATGTTCCGGTAATTATAAAGCGTTCATATAATAAAATCAATGATGATGATTTTATGCTATATGCATCAACGGATATTGGAGCTTTACTGACAGATGGTTTAACAGATGGTTTATGGTTACAGGCAGACGGAATAGCTACACAAACTATTAATTCTGTTGCCTTTGGTATTTTACAGGCCACACGCACACGAATTTCTAAAACCGAGTATATCTCATGCCCTTCCTGCGGAAGAACGTTGTTTGATTTGCAAGAAACCACTCAATTAATTCGTAGTCGAACCGATCATTTAAAAGGAATCAAAATTGGTATTATGGGTTGTATTGTAAATGGTCCTGGCGAGATGGCCGATGCAGATTATGGTTACGTTGGAACGGGGCCAGGGGTAATAACCTTGTACAAGGAAAAAGAAGTGGTAAAGCGTAATGTTCCTGCTGAAAATGCAGTCGATGAGCTGATTGATCTGATTAAAGAGCATGGAGACTGGGTGGAGCCAGCCGTTTAG
- a CDS encoding PspC domain-containing protein → MEKRLYKNPDNKVIGGVCSGLAEYFNMDPTIMRIIFLILFFGFGTGVLIYLILWIVMPEKPKVIQ, encoded by the coding sequence ATGGAAAAGCGATTGTATAAAAATCCGGATAACAAAGTTATTGGAGGCGTATGCTCAGGTTTGGCTGAATATTTTAATATGGACCCTACCATTATGCGTATCATATTTCTGATTTTGTTCTTTGGATTTGGCACTGGGGTACTTATTTACCTTATTTTATGGATAGTAATGCCGGAAAAGCCAAAGGTTATTCAATAA
- a CDS encoding SDR family oxidoreductase → MLAVITGATKGIGKAIAEVFASEGFDLAICARNENELVEFSTQLQQLNPDIQILYKAVDCSNRDELLAFVDKVLDRYAKVDVLVNNVGLYVPGSVMDEEDGMLEQMIDTNLYSAYYLSKYFTGGMIEDGQGHIFNICSTASIKPVVAAGSYSISKYALMGLTKVLREELMHQGVKVTAVLPGSTLTASWSGTTIPGSRFVLPEDVASAVLNAYKMSEGAVVDEILIRPLLGEV, encoded by the coding sequence ATGCTTGCAGTAATAACAGGTGCTACAAAAGGAATTGGAAAGGCTATAGCAGAAGTTTTTGCTTCAGAAGGCTTTGATTTGGCTATTTGTGCCCGTAATGAAAATGAGCTGGTTGAATTTAGTACTCAACTTCAGCAGCTAAATCCTGATATTCAGATTTTATACAAAGCGGTCGATTGCTCCAATCGTGATGAATTACTTGCCTTTGTTGATAAGGTATTGGATAGATATGCTAAGGTTGATGTTTTGGTAAACAACGTTGGCCTGTACGTTCCTGGTTCTGTAATGGATGAAGAGGATGGTATGTTGGAGCAAATGATTGACACTAATTTGTATTCGGCATACTATCTCTCAAAATATTTTACCGGTGGAATGATTGAAGACGGCCAAGGGCATATTTTTAATATCTGTTCAACAGCTTCTATTAAACCGGTGGTTGCTGCAGGTTCATACAGTATTTCTAAGTATGCATTAATGGGACTAACAAAAGTGCTGCGCGAAGAATTAATGCACCAAGGTGTAAAGGTAACTGCTGTCTTACCGGGGTCAACTCTTACAGCCTCTTGGTCGGGTACTACTATTCCTGGATCACGTTTTGTTTTACCGGAAGATGTGGCATCGGCAGTTTTGAATGCTTATAAAATGAGTGAAGGAGCTGTTGTGGATGAAATTTTAATACGGCCATTGCTTGGGGAAGTTTAG
- a CDS encoding MlaE family ABC transporter permease, with amino-acid sequence MLFYHLGKYVLLMKAALKRPEKWSFYWKEIAREMVSIGVGSLGIISIISVFMGAVTSVQTAFQLISNLISLSVIGQITRDNSILELSPTIGALVLAGKTGSNIASQIGTMRVTEQIDALEVMGVNSPGYLIFPKIIAGVTMIPLLVIISITLSILGGGIAGVLSGALSQADYISGVQAEFNNVILVAGMVKSIIYAFIITSVSAYQGFYTNGGALEVGESSTRAVVVSCILILCADYIVAQLLL; translated from the coding sequence ATGCTGTTCTACCATTTAGGAAAGTACGTTTTATTGATGAAAGCGGCGTTGAAACGCCCTGAAAAATGGAGTTTTTACTGGAAAGAAATTGCCCGTGAAATGGTTTCCATAGGTGTAGGCTCATTGGGAATCATTAGCATTATTTCAGTTTTTATGGGAGCAGTAACTTCCGTACAAACCGCATTTCAGCTAATCAGCAATTTAATTTCACTTTCGGTAATTGGACAAATTACCCGTGATAATTCAATTCTGGAGTTAAGCCCGACCATTGGTGCCTTAGTATTAGCCGGAAAAACAGGCTCAAATATTGCTTCACAAATAGGAACCATGCGTGTTACTGAACAAATTGATGCGCTTGAGGTTATGGGCGTTAATTCCCCGGGATACCTTATCTTTCCTAAAATCATTGCCGGTGTAACGATGATCCCGCTGCTGGTTATTATCTCAATAACACTCAGTATTTTGGGAGGTGGCATTGCAGGAGTTTTGTCTGGAGCATTATCACAAGCTGATTATATTTCTGGTGTACAGGCCGAATTTAACAACGTCATTTTGGTGGCCGGTATGGTAAAATCAATTATTTATGCATTTATTATTACTTCGGTTTCGGCTTACCAAGGGTTTTACACCAATGGAGGCGCCTTGGAAGTGGGAGAATCAAGTACCCGTGCGGTAGTAGTAAGTTGTATTTTAATTTTGTGTGCTGACTACATTGTAGCCCAACTGTTATTATGA
- a CDS encoding ABC transporter ATP-binding protein, with amino-acid sequence MIEIKDIRKSFDDKEILKGISATFKSGSCNMIIGGSGSGKTTLIKCMVGLHEVNSGEVLYDNRDFTKLNFEERIPIRKEIGMLFQGSALFDSLTVQDNVMFALNMFTEMSYAEKLERVNFCLHRVNLENVNNKFPAELSGGMKKRVGIARAIAMKPKYLYCDEPNSGLDPKTSIVIDNLIQEITDEFKITTIVNTHDMNSVMEIGDNIVFLHQGQKWWEGSNKEITHTDNGELNEFVFASKHFKELQK; translated from the coding sequence ATGATAGAAATTAAAGACATCAGAAAATCATTTGACGACAAAGAGATATTGAAAGGAATTTCTGCAACTTTCAAATCGGGCTCTTGCAATATGATTATCGGAGGTAGTGGATCAGGAAAAACGACTCTGATTAAGTGCATGGTTGGATTACACGAAGTAAATTCAGGAGAAGTACTGTATGATAACCGTGATTTTACTAAACTGAATTTTGAAGAACGTATTCCTATCCGGAAAGAAATTGGAATGCTGTTTCAAGGTTCGGCCTTATTTGACTCACTCACAGTTCAGGACAATGTGATGTTTGCCTTAAATATGTTTACTGAAATGAGTTATGCAGAAAAACTGGAACGTGTAAACTTTTGTTTGCATCGTGTTAACCTCGAAAATGTAAACAATAAGTTTCCGGCAGAGCTTTCAGGAGGGATGAAGAAACGTGTGGGCATTGCTCGGGCTATTGCAATGAAACCCAAGTATCTTTATTGCGATGAACCTAACTCCGGCCTTGACCCAAAAACTTCAATAGTAATTGATAACCTCATTCAGGAAATTACAGATGAGTTTAAAATTACCACCATTGTAAACACCCATGATATGAACTCGGTTATGGAAATTGGAGACAATATTGTGTTTTTGCATCAAGGACAAAAGTGGTGGGAAGGCAGCAATAAGGAAATAACGCATACAGACAACGGAGAACTAAACGAATTCGTTTTTGCTTCAAAACACTTCAAAGAGTTACAAAAGTAA
- a CDS encoding class I SAM-dependent methyltransferase: MINLLTPTHWKDYELIDCGNFEKLERFGKYILIRPEPQAVWDKTLSEGEWQKLHHIKFKGRTATSGDWSKKDKALPDRWHIEYKTKDLDLKFRLGLTSFKHVGIFPEQAANWDYIAESIKMMKTPQPKFLNIFAYTGGASIAARNAGADTTHVDSIKQVVTWANENMELSGLSDIRWVVEDALKYVQREVKRGKKYNGIILDPPAYGNGPKGEKWKLEDQINEMMKDVVKLLDEEEHFLILNTYSLGFSSLIVENLIHSAFPSVKNFDIGELYLQATAGCKLPLGVWGKFRSF; the protein is encoded by the coding sequence ATGATAAACCTCCTTACTCCAACGCATTGGAAAGATTATGAGCTGATTGATTGCGGTAATTTCGAAAAACTGGAGCGTTTTGGAAAATATATACTTATCCGTCCTGAACCCCAGGCTGTTTGGGACAAAACCTTAAGCGAAGGTGAATGGCAAAAACTTCATCATATAAAGTTTAAAGGACGCACAGCTACTTCGGGTGATTGGTCTAAGAAAGACAAAGCCCTACCCGATCGCTGGCATATTGAATACAAAACCAAAGACCTCGATCTGAAGTTTCGATTGGGTTTAACATCATTTAAGCATGTTGGTATTTTTCCTGAACAGGCAGCCAACTGGGATTACATTGCTGAATCCATTAAAATGATGAAAACTCCTCAACCAAAATTCCTGAATATATTCGCCTATACAGGAGGAGCCTCTATTGCGGCCCGAAATGCCGGAGCTGACACCACTCATGTCGACTCTATTAAACAGGTAGTTACCTGGGCCAATGAAAACATGGAACTTTCAGGCTTGAGCGATATTCGCTGGGTAGTAGAAGATGCTTTGAAGTATGTTCAGCGTGAGGTTAAACGCGGAAAAAAATACAATGGCATTATTTTGGACCCTCCGGCCTATGGCAACGGGCCAAAAGGCGAAAAATGGAAGCTGGAAGATCAGATCAATGAAATGATGAAGGATGTGGTAAAACTTTTAGATGAAGAAGAACACTTCCTTATTTTAAATACTTACTCCTTAGGCTTTTCCTCTTTAATAGTTGAGAATCTTATTCATTCTGCATTCCCTTCTGTTAAAAACTTTGATATTGGCGAATTATACCTTCAAGCCACAGCTGGCTGTAAACTTCCATTGGGAGTTTGGGGTAAATTCAGATCATTTTAA